Proteins from a genomic interval of Ralstonia wenshanensis:
- the dnaJ gene encoding molecular chaperone DnaJ, giving the protein MAKRDYYEVLGVGKNASDDEIKKAYRKLAMKYHPDRNPDSKEAEDKFKEAKEAYEMLSDAEKKAAYDQYGHAGVDPNMAGGFGAGGAGFGGGFAEAFGDIFGDIFGQAQGQGGRRGGGPQMYRGADLRYSMEITLEQAAHGYDTQIRVPHWDECDHCHGKGAEPGSSVETCPTCHGAGQVRVSQGFFTMQQTCPKCHGSGKYIPKPCTKCHGQGKLKSQKTLEVKIPAGIDEGMRIRSSGNGEPGINGGPPGDLYVEIHIKQHPVFERDGDDLHCQMPISFATAAIGGDIEVPTLGGRASFTVPEGTQAGKTFRLRGKGIKGVRSGYAGDLYVHINIETPVKLTEHQKDLLKQFDKSVHEGGSRHSPQEQSWLDKVKNFFSS; this is encoded by the coding sequence ATGGCAAAACGTGATTACTACGAAGTGCTCGGGGTGGGTAAGAACGCGAGCGACGACGAGATCAAGAAGGCGTATCGCAAGCTCGCGATGAAGTACCACCCGGACCGCAATCCGGACAGCAAGGAAGCGGAAGACAAGTTCAAGGAGGCCAAAGAGGCCTACGAGATGCTCTCCGACGCTGAGAAGAAGGCTGCCTACGACCAATACGGCCACGCGGGTGTCGACCCGAATATGGCGGGCGGCTTTGGCGCGGGCGGAGCAGGTTTTGGCGGCGGCTTTGCCGAGGCCTTTGGCGACATCTTTGGCGACATCTTCGGTCAGGCCCAGGGCCAGGGCGGGCGCCGCGGTGGCGGCCCACAGATGTATCGCGGCGCAGACCTGCGCTACAGCATGGAGATCACGCTGGAGCAGGCCGCGCACGGCTACGACACGCAGATCCGCGTGCCGCACTGGGACGAGTGCGACCACTGCCACGGCAAGGGCGCCGAGCCCGGCTCAAGCGTGGAGACGTGCCCGACCTGTCACGGTGCCGGTCAGGTGCGTGTGTCGCAGGGTTTCTTCACGATGCAGCAGACGTGTCCGAAGTGCCACGGCAGCGGCAAGTACATCCCCAAGCCGTGTACCAAGTGCCACGGCCAGGGCAAGCTGAAGAGCCAGAAGACGCTGGAAGTGAAGATTCCGGCCGGCATCGACGAAGGCATGCGCATCCGTTCGTCGGGCAACGGCGAGCCGGGCATCAACGGCGGCCCCCCGGGCGATCTGTATGTGGAAATCCACATCAAGCAGCACCCGGTGTTCGAGCGCGACGGCGATGATCTGCACTGCCAGATGCCGATTTCGTTTGCGACGGCAGCCATTGGCGGCGACATCGAAGTGCCGACGCTGGGTGGTCGCGCTTCGTTCACGGTGCCCGAAGGCACGCAGGCTGGAAAGACGTTCCGCCTGCGCGGCAAGGGCATCAAGGGCGTGCGCTCGGGCTATGCAGGCGATCTTTACGTGCACATCAACATCGAGACGCCGGTCAAGCTGACGGAGCACCAGAAGGATCTGCTCAAGCAGTTCGACAAGTCCGTGCACGAAGGCGGCTCGCGGCACAGCCCGCAAGAGCAGTCGTGGCTAGACAAGGTGAAGAACTTTTTCTCCTCGTAA